The DNA window GAACTATTTTAGCGGTCTCCGTCAAATGATTTTTTAAAAGAGGGAGATCTTTATAATCGACCTGCATACCTTCAGCAGAAATTCGGCAATGCTTACGGCGTCTATTTTGATAATTGTTCATAAAATCTATTCATCCTAATAATTAAAAGCTGATAATTAATATTACAAGGTTACACCGCTCTTCCTTCAACTTCAGTCTCTCTGGAATCTCTGGAATCTCTGGAATCTCTGGAATCTCTGGAATCTCTGGAATCTCTGGAA is part of the Candidatus Rickettsiella isopodorum genome and encodes:
- the rpsR gene encoding 30S ribosomal protein S18 produces the protein MNNYQNRRRKHCRISAEGMQVDYKDLPLLKNHLTETAKIVPSRTTGTTASVQRKLTQAIKRARFLGLLPYCDKHQNMG